TACAGCGCATAGCGCGCGGGATGGATGGCGCCCGCCTCCAGCGCCGCGACCACGCCGCAGCCCGGCTCGTGCCGGTGGCTGCAGTTGTAGAAGCGGCAGGACTCGATGGGGCCGGCGAACTCGGGGAAGCCGCGGATGATGTCCTCGCGGGTCAGGTGCTGCAGGCCGAATGCCTGGAATCCCGGCGAATCGATCAGGTCGCCGCCCGGATCGGGCAGGTGGTACAGCCGCGTGCTGGTGGTGGTGTGTTTGCCCATGTCCAGCGCGGTCGAGTGTTCGCGCGTGGGCGCGGCGGCCTCCGGCACCAGCGCGTTGAGCAGCGTGGACTTGCCCATGCCGCTTTGTCCCAACAGCAGATTGGTCTTGCCCGCCAGGCGCGGCGCCAGCAGCGTGTGGACCCGCGCCGGTTCCAGCGCGCTCAACTCGACGATGTCCACGCCCAGCGCGGCGATCGGCGCCAGTCGTTCGCGGGCGGCGGGCAGGGCGTCGGCCAGGTCGGTCTTGTTCAGGATGATGAGTGGCGAGATCCCGGCGCTCCAGGCGCCGGCCAGGGCGCGCCCGGTCAGGTCGTCGGAAAAGGTGGGTTGGACCGCGACCACGATCAGCAGCTGATCGACGTTGGACGCGAATTGCTTGGAGCGCATCTCGTCCGAGCGGTAAAGCAGGTTGCGGCGCGGCAGGATCGCATCGATCGCGCCTTCGTCGCTGCCCTGCGGCGTGATGCGGACCCGGTCGCCGACCGTCGCGCCGGCCTTCTTGCCGCGCGGGAAGCACTTGCGCAGCGTGCCATCGTCCAGCTCCACGGTGTAGTGGCGGCCATGGGCCGCGATGATGCGGCCTTCGTTCGGCGCGCCGGTGACGGCGGCCGCGGCGCCCTGCTGCGGGCGTTGCGGGGAGCGATCGCGCGCGCTCATGCGGCCGGCGCCATCAGGTGACGGATGCGCACGGCGGCGGGAGGATGGCTGTCGTAGAAGGCGGAGTGCACGGGATCGGGCGTCAGGGTGGCGGCGTTGTCGTCGTAGAGTTTGACCAGGGCGGATACCAGTCGATCCGGCGAGCTTTGCTCGGCGGCATAGCGGTCGGCCTCGAATTCGTCGCGGCGCGAGTACCAGCTGGCCAGCGGCGTGAACACGAAGGTGAAGACCGGAATCACCAGGAAGAACAGCAGCAGCGCCATGGCGTCGTTGCGGCCGCCCAGCTGCGGCAGCACGCCCAGTCCCACATAGAACCACGGCTGCTGGGATATCCAGCCCAGCAGCGCGAAGAATACCAGGGCCGCGCCGAAGCTGAAGCAGATGCGCTTGATGATGTGGCGCTTGGCGAAATGGCCGAGCTCGTGGGCCAGCACGGCCTCGATCTCGTCGCCGTTCAGGCGCGCCAGCAGCGTGTCGAAGAAGACAATGCGGCGCGAGCGGCCGAAGCCGGTGAAGTAGGCGTTGCCGTGCGCGGAACGGCGCGAGCCGTCCATCACGAACAGACCGTTGAGCGCGAAGCCGCAGCGCTGCGCCAGGCGCTGGATGCGTCCGGCCAGATCGGGATCGGTCAAGGGCGTGAACTTGTTGAACAGCGGGGCGATGAACATCGGATAGATGATGAGCAGCGCCAGGTTGAACACCATCCAGAGGCCCCAGGCCCAGGCCCACCAGTACGCGCCGGCGCTGCCCATCAGCCACAGCACGGCGGCGGCCAGCGGCAACCCCAGCACGGCCGCCACCAGCAGGCCCTTGAGCGCGTCCGCCACGAACAGCCCGGGTGTCATGCGGTTGAAACCGAAACGGGCTTCCAATCTGAACTGCCGCCACAGCGTGAATGGCAGTCCCAGCAGGCCCAGCAGCAGCGCCACGGTCACCAGCAGCAGCATCTGGCGCAGGAAGTCGTTGCTGGTAAGCTGGCCTACCGCCAGATCGATGGCCTGCAGGCCGCCCAGCAGGGTCAGGCCCACCAGCACGATGGCGTCGTAGGTCCGTTCCAGCATGCCCAGCCGCACGCGCGCCACGGTGTAGTCCGCCGCGCGCTGGTGGCTGGTCAGGCCGATGCGGTGCGAGAATTCGGCTGGCACCTGTTCACGGTTGCGGGCGACATGACGGATCTGGCGCGTGGCCAGCCACAGGCGCACGGCAACGTCGATCAGCAGGAAGGCGACGAACAGCAGGGTGAACATGTGCGGGTCGGGTGCTCGGTAAGGGATATGCGAAAATCGCGTGTTTTATAGGCAAATTATATGGCTGTGAACGAAAACCGCCTGGTCTGGCTCGACATGGAAATGACGGGCCTCGAACCTGAGAAAGAACGCATCATCGAAGTCGCCGTCGTGGTGACCGAACCCGACCTGACCGTGGTCGCGGAAGGCCCCGTGCTGGTGCTGCACCAGCCCGACAGCCTGCTCGACGCCATGGACGACTGGAACAAGTCGACCCACGGCAAGAGCGGCCTGATCGACAAGGTCCGCGCCTCGACCATCAACGAGGCCCAGGCCGAGGATATCCTGCTGGAGTTCCTGTCGCAGCACGTGCCGGCGGGCAAGTCGCCGCTGTGCGGCAACACCATCAGCCAGGACCGCCGCTTCATGTTCGCCTACATGCCGCGGTTCGAGAAGTTCTTCCATTACCGCAACCTCGACGTCAGCACGCTGAAGGAACTGGCTCGCCGCTGGGCGCCGGCCGTCTACAAGGGCTTCGAGAAGAAGAGCCGCCACGAAGCGCTGGCGGACATCTACGAGTCGATCGACGAGCTGAAGTACTACCGCGAGCATTTCCTCAAGGTCTGACGGCCCCGGGGCGTCCGTCCCGCCGGCATTCCGGAGCCCGCCATGCCGTCTTGCTATCCCGTTTCCCGGATCCGCGAGACCGAGCGCCAGGCGCTGGCTGCCGGCCGGCAGCTGATGCCGCTGGCGGGCGCGGCTGCGGCCCGCTTTGTGGCGGCCCGGATCGCGCCCGGTACGCCGGTGCTGGCCTTGGCCGGCCCCGGCAACAATGGCGGCGACGCCCTGGTCGCGGCGACCGTGCTGCGGGCGATGGGGCACGACGTGCGCGTGCTGCTGCCCGCCGGCCCGCAGAAGCTGCCTCCCGATGCCGCCCGCGCTTACGACGGGTGGGTGGCCGCGGGCGGCGGGACGCTGTCCGCGCTGGAACCGGGTTTCGTGCCCGGGCTGGTCATCGACGGCCTGTTCGGCATCGGCCTGAACCGTCCCCTGGGCGCCGATTGGCAGGCGCTGGTGGACACGGTCAATCGCTGGGGCGCGCCCGTGCTGGCGCTGGATGTGCCCAGCGGCGTGGACGCGGACACCGGCGTAGCGCTGGGACGCCCGATCCAGGCGCGCTGGACCCTGTCCTTCATTGCCCGGGCGCGGGGGCTGGAGCTGCCGGGGTCCGGCGCCGGCGCCATCGGCGAGCGGCATCTGGATACGCTGGATGTGGTCATGCCGTCCGAGGCGGACGACGTCTGAGCCCAATCCGCCGGATCATGACGCGCAGGCAATCCGACGGTCCGTCGCGCCGGGCGTGACGCGACATCGGCCGGCGCATCCGACCTTGGATCCAATCGCTTTTCGTCGAATCAGGCGGGCCGGCCGCCGAAGCGCGCCGCCACGTCCGCCGTGAGCGGCGTGTAGCGTTCGTTGTCGCGGGCGGCCAGCGCGTCCAGGTGCGCCTCGGAGGCGTCGAACACGCGCCAGTAGAGACGCCCGCACAGTTCGCGCGCCGCGCGTCCTGGCCAGTTGTCGGGCAGCATCGGGCCTGGCAGGTGGGGATCGTGCAGGACGATCCGGCGCCAATTGTGCAGTAGCAGGACGCGGATGACGAAGGCCTCGGCGGGCGAGGGCGGCGCGTCCAGCAGTTTTTCCAGCGGTCCGAAATTCTTGCTGAACGCCCGGTACTGCTCGGCCACATCGTCCAGGTTCCAGCACTGCGAGGCCAGGCTGGCTATCGGCAGGCCGCCGGCGTCGGCCAGGTCGCGCGCCGACAGCACCAGGGCGCGGTCGGGAATGCCCAGCTTTTCCAGGATGTCATGCGCCGCGCTGGCCTGGGTATGAGGATGGGCGAACAGCCCCGGCGCGATCATGCCGAAGCCTTCCCATATCAGTTCCCGGCGCAGCTCGGCGCGCTCGGCCAGTCCGTTGCCGATCCGGGGCAGGGCCACCAGCGTCCATTCCCCGTTCCAGTCCTGCGGCGCGCCTTCGTAGATGCGCTGCGAGGCGTGCGCCGTGTGGCGCTGCCCCAGCTCCGAGATCAGGTACAGGCTGCGGCGGCCATGCCGTTCCGATTGCAGCCAGTTCTGCGCGACCAGGCGGAAGACGCTGGTGCGTAGCAGCCGTTCATTGATGCCCAGCGGCGCCAGCAGCTCGATCAGGTCGCCCAGCCAGATGGCGCCGCCGTGCGGCGCCAGCGCATCGCCCAGCAGGCTGACGCAGAGCGATTTTGCCCGGGGCGGATCGCTTTTGATCAAGCGCGACAGAAAGCGGTCCAGGGGCGACTGAGGGTTTGCCATAAGTAGGGCCGCGGGCGGCCGGTATCGAGTTCGGCAATATGATACATAAATCCAATGTGATACAGATTTGAGTTTGACAATGGTTTTTTTGTATTAAATAATCGCCGGTATGACATGACGGCACTGCGCGGCGCCTGCTTTGCGTTTTCGCAAACCGTCTCAAGGAGACACACATGTACGCTCAACTCGTCGAGACCGGCGTCAAGCAGGTCAAGTCCGCCGACCAGCTCGAAGGCGCGGAACAGGCCTTCCAGCGTCGCATTGACGATGGCGTGCGCATCGAGGCCAAGGACTGGATGCCCGACGCCTACCGCAAGACCCTGGTGCGCCAGATCTCGCAGCATGCGCATTCCGAAATCGTGGGCATGCTGCCCGAAGGCAACTGGATCACCCGCGCGCCCTCGCTCAAGCGCAAGGCCATCCTGCTGGCCAAGGTCCAGGACGAGGCCGGCCACGGCCTGTACCTGTACAGCGCCGCCGAGACGCTGGGCGTGTCGCGCGACGACCTGATCGACGATCTGCACAGCGGCCGCGCCAAGTACTCCAGCATCTTCAATTACCCCACGCTCAGCTGGGCCGACATTGGCATGATCGGCTGGCTGGTCGACGGCTCGGCCATCATCAACCAGATCCCGCTGTGCCGCTGTTCCTACGGCCCCTATGCGCGCGCCATGGTGCGCGTCTGTAAGGAAGAGTCCTTCCACCAGCGCCAGGGCTACGACCTGCTGATGCAGATGTGCCTGCATGGCACGCCCGAGCAGAAGGCCATGGTGCAGGACTCGCTGAACCGCTGGTGGTGGCCCGCGCTGATGATGTTCGGTCCCAGCGACGCCGATTCGCCCAACAGCGCCCAGTCCATGGCCTGGAAGATCAAGCTCTTCTCCAACGACGAGCTGCGCCAGAAGATGGTGGACCAGACCGTG
The Achromobacter sp. AONIH1 DNA segment above includes these coding regions:
- the rsgA gene encoding ribosome small subunit-dependent GTPase A encodes the protein MSARDRSPQRPQQGAAAAVTGAPNEGRIIAAHGRHYTVELDDGTLRKCFPRGKKAGATVGDRVRITPQGSDEGAIDAILPRRNLLYRSDEMRSKQFASNVDQLLIVVAVQPTFSDDLTGRALAGAWSAGISPLIILNKTDLADALPAARERLAPIAALGVDIVELSALEPARVHTLLAPRLAGKTNLLLGQSGMGKSTLLNALVPEAAAPTREHSTALDMGKHTTTSTRLYHLPDPGGDLIDSPGFQAFGLQHLTREDIIRGFPEFAGPIESCRFYNCSHRHEPGCGVVAALEAGAIHPARYALYQRVLEENEAGQQRY
- a CDS encoding M48 family metallopeptidase; the encoded protein is MFTLLFVAFLLIDVAVRLWLATRQIRHVARNREQVPAEFSHRIGLTSHQRAADYTVARVRLGMLERTYDAIVLVGLTLLGGLQAIDLAVGQLTSNDFLRQMLLLVTVALLLGLLGLPFTLWRQFRLEARFGFNRMTPGLFVADALKGLLVAAVLGLPLAAAVLWLMGSAGAYWWAWAWGLWMVFNLALLIIYPMFIAPLFNKFTPLTDPDLAGRIQRLAQRCGFALNGLFVMDGSRRSAHGNAYFTGFGRSRRIVFFDTLLARLNGDEIEAVLAHELGHFAKRHIIKRICFSFGAALVFFALLGWISQQPWFYVGLGVLPQLGGRNDAMALLLFFLVIPVFTFVFTPLASWYSRRDEFEADRYAAEQSSPDRLVSALVKLYDDNAATLTPDPVHSAFYDSHPPAAVRIRHLMAPAA
- the orn gene encoding oligoribonuclease is translated as MAVNENRLVWLDMEMTGLEPEKERIIEVAVVVTEPDLTVVAEGPVLVLHQPDSLLDAMDDWNKSTHGKSGLIDKVRASTINEAQAEDILLEFLSQHVPAGKSPLCGNTISQDRRFMFAYMPRFEKFFHYRNLDVSTLKELARRWAPAVYKGFEKKSRHEALADIYESIDELKYYREHFLKV
- a CDS encoding NAD(P)H-hydrate epimerase, producing the protein MPSCYPVSRIRETERQALAAGRQLMPLAGAAAARFVAARIAPGTPVLALAGPGNNGGDALVAATVLRAMGHDVRVLLPAGPQKLPPDAARAYDGWVAAGGGTLSALEPGFVPGLVIDGLFGIGLNRPLGADWQALVDTVNRWGAPVLALDVPSGVDADTGVALGRPIQARWTLSFIARARGLELPGSGAGAIGERHLDTLDVVMPSEADDV
- the paaX gene encoding phenylacetic acid degradation operon negative regulatory protein PaaX, producing the protein MANPQSPLDRFLSRLIKSDPPRAKSLCVSLLGDALAPHGGAIWLGDLIELLAPLGINERLLRTSVFRLVAQNWLQSERHGRRSLYLISELGQRHTAHASQRIYEGAPQDWNGEWTLVALPRIGNGLAERAELRRELIWEGFGMIAPGLFAHPHTQASAAHDILEKLGIPDRALVLSARDLADAGGLPIASLASQCWNLDDVAEQYRAFSKNFGPLEKLLDAPPSPAEAFVIRVLLLHNWRRIVLHDPHLPGPMLPDNWPGRAARELCGRLYWRVFDASEAHLDALAARDNERYTPLTADVAARFGGRPA
- the paaA gene encoding 1,2-phenylacetyl-CoA epoxidase subunit PaaA, with product MYAQLVETGVKQVKSADQLEGAEQAFQRRIDDGVRIEAKDWMPDAYRKTLVRQISQHAHSEIVGMLPEGNWITRAPSLKRKAILLAKVQDEAGHGLYLYSAAETLGVSRDDLIDDLHSGRAKYSSIFNYPTLSWADIGMIGWLVDGSAIINQIPLCRCSYGPYARAMVRVCKEESFHQRQGYDLLMQMCLHGTPEQKAMVQDSLNRWWWPALMMFGPSDADSPNSAQSMAWKIKLFSNDELRQKMVDQTVPQAEYLGLTVPDPDLKWNAERGHYDFGEIDWDEFYAVIKGNGPCNRERLAARVKAHEDGAWVRDALVAHADKQATRKAA